The Boseongicola sp. DNA segment TTATGTAGAAAGCGGCTTATACTTCGCGATTGGTAACATGAAGAAGCGTCCTAAGACTTGGCAACTACTGGGCATATTTCCAGTTAAGAGCACAAAACAGCAAGACCTATTCCCCTAGCTGTAGTCGAACAGTTGACGCACCCCAACTTCCGGGTGTGGCCACGCGATTCACTGCGTGAATAGCTGCCGGCCACCCGCACAAAAAATGGTCAGCTTTCAGCTGTCCATTTTAAGTGCGTTTATAAACGCCTCCTGCGGAATCTCCACTTTCCCAAACTGCCGCATCTTCTTCTTCCCGGCCTTCTGCTTATCCAGCAGCTTCCGCTTACGCGTGGCATCCCCACCATAACACTTCGCGGTCACGTCTTTCCTCAATGCCGACAAGGTCTCGCGCGCGATCACTTTGCCGCCAATCGCCGCCTGGATCGGGATTTTGAACATGTGGCGGGGGATCAGGTCTTTTAGTTTTTCGACCATGGCGCGGCCCCGCATCTCGGCGCGGTCGCGGTGGACCATCATGGACAGGGCGTCCACAGGCTCGTCATTCACCAGGATCGACATTTTCACCAGGTTGTCGGTCCGGTAGCCGGTCATCTGATAGTCAAAGCTGGCATAGCCTTTGGTGACGGATTTCAGGCGGTCGTAGAAGTCGAAGACGACCTCGTTCAATGGCAGGTCATAGACGACCATGGCGCGCGATCCGGCATAGGTCAGGTCTTGTTGGATGCCGCGGCGGTCCTGGCAGAGTTTCAGGACGTCGCCCAGGTATTCGTCGGGCACAAGGATAGTGGCCTTGATGCGGGGTTCTTCCAGGTGGTCGACCAGGGTCATGTCGGGCATGTCGGCGGGGTTGTGCAGTTCGGTCATGGTGCCGTCGCGCATGTAGACGTGGTAGATCACGCTGGGCGCGGTGGTGATCAGGTCGATGCCGTATTCACGTTCGATGCGGTCGCGGATGACTTCGAGGTGGAGCAGGCCGAGGAAACCGCAGCGGAAGCCGAAGCCGAGGGCGGCAGAGGTTTCCATTTCGTTGGTGAAGCTGGCGTCGTTCAGGGCGAGTTTTTCGATGGCGTCGCGCAGGTCTTCGAACTCGGCGTTGTCGACGGGGAAGAGGCCGCAGAAGACGACGGGTTGTGCGGGTTTAAAGCCCGGGAGCGCGTTGGGCGTGCCCTTTTTCTCGTGCGTGATGGTGTCTCCGACGCGGGTGTCGCGGACCTGTTTGATGGATGCGGTCAGGACGCCGATTTCGCCGGGGCCAAGCTCTTTGATGTCGACCATCTCGGGTTTCAGGACCGAAAGCTTGTCGATGCCGTATTTGGCACCGGTCTGCATCATCTTGATCTGGTCGCCCTTTTTGACCGTGCCGTCGATGACGCGGATCATGACGACGACGCCGAGGTAGGGGTCATACCAACTGTCGACCAGCATCGCCTTTAAGGGCGCGTCGCGGTCGCCTTTGGGGGATGGCAAGCGTGTAACGATGGCTTCCAGCACCTCGGGGATGCCGATGCCGGTTTTGGCGCTGATCTGCACGGCGTCTGTGGCGTCGATGCCGATGACATCTTCGATCTGTTCCGCAACACGGTCGATGTCGGCCGCCGGAAGGTCGATCTTGTTCAGGACCGGAACAATCTCGTGATCGGCTTCGATGGCCTGATAGACGTTGGCGAGGGTTTGTGCCTCGACGCCTTGGCTGGCGTCCACGACCAGAAGCGAGCCTTCGACGGCCTGCATCGAGCGGCTGACTTCGTAGGCGAAGTCAACGTGGCCCGGTGTGTCGATCAGGTTGAGGATATAGGTCTCGCCATCTTTTGCCGGGTATTCGATCCGCACGGTGTTGGCTTTGATAGTAATCCCGCGTTCGCGTTCGATGTCCATCGAATCCAGGATCTGCTCTTTCATGTCGCGTTGAGCAACGGTGCCGGTCAGCTGGATCAGCCGGTCAGCAAGCGTGGATTTCCCGTGGTCGATATGGGCGACGATGGAGAAATTGCGGATATGGTCGAGGTCGGTCATGAGGGTGGGATATGGTGCAGGAATTGACGTTTGTCGAGGGGGTCGGTCTGCCCCACGACCGTGGTCGTCTTGCAAGGGTTGGTTGGCTTCGGACAGAGGCATTTTACACTGTCTTTTTGATAGACACAGTTCAGGCCATCGCTAGATTAAGATTCCGTTTTTCTAGTTTCTGAGTCGGCTATGCGGACGCAGCTGCCGTCCGGCCGCTGCGATTGAACGACTGGTAGTTGCAGATAGCAACTTCGGCACAAATCCCCTTTCGACATGGGTTCCCGTGTTGTAGCCTTCAGGCAAGCAGAGGGGGGATGCGGCGATGGAATACTACGATCTCGGGAATTACACTTGGAAGGTGTCAACATCGTCCGATGAGGCCCAGCTTTGGTTCGATCGGGGATTGGCCTGGACCTATGCCTACAACCACGAAGAAGCGATCGTTTGCTTTCAAAAAGCCGTGACAGCCGATCCCGCCTGCGCAATGGCACACTGGGGCATCGCCTACTGCATCGGG contains these protein-coding regions:
- the lepA gene encoding elongation factor 4 — its product is MTDLDHIRNFSIVAHIDHGKSTLADRLIQLTGTVAQRDMKEQILDSMDIERERGITIKANTVRIEYPAKDGETYILNLIDTPGHVDFAYEVSRSMQAVEGSLLVVDASQGVEAQTLANVYQAIEADHEIVPVLNKIDLPAADIDRVAEQIEDVIGIDATDAVQISAKTGIGIPEVLEAIVTRLPSPKGDRDAPLKAMLVDSWYDPYLGVVVMIRVIDGTVKKGDQIKMMQTGAKYGIDKLSVLKPEMVDIKELGPGEIGVLTASIKQVRDTRVGDTITHEKKGTPNALPGFKPAQPVVFCGLFPVDNAEFEDLRDAIEKLALNDASFTNEMETSAALGFGFRCGFLGLLHLEVIRDRIEREYGIDLITTAPSVIYHVYMRDGTMTELHNPADMPDMTLVDHLEEPRIKATILVPDEYLGDVLKLCQDRRGIQQDLTYAGSRAMVVYDLPLNEVVFDFYDRLKSVTKGYASFDYQMTGYRTDNLVKMSILVNDEPVDALSMMVHRDRAEMRGRAMVEKLKDLIPRHMFKIPIQAAIGGKVIARETLSALRKDVTAKCYGGDATRKRKLLDKQKAGKKKMRQFGKVEIPQEAFINALKMDS